In Dehalogenimonas etheniformans, one genomic interval encodes:
- a CDS encoding manganese efflux pump MntP family protein: MDILGVFLVALSLSADCLAVSICGSIGMGAALNRAKTIKVAAFFGLFQFGMILAGFLAGSTLTDIIQSFDHWIAFALLALIGGHMIKESFEKEEECEVVDISKGRTLVGLSVATSIDSLAAGLTFALIDVSIVPASVLVGITAFTVTLLGVWLGRRVGDIVGKRAELAGGLVLIGIGLKVLLDGLTR; encoded by the coding sequence ATGGATATTTTAGGTGTATTCCTGGTCGCTTTGAGCCTTTCGGCCGACTGCTTAGCGGTATCGATCTGCGGTAGCATCGGCATGGGAGCGGCTCTTAATCGAGCGAAAACGATCAAAGTCGCGGCTTTTTTCGGCTTGTTCCAATTCGGAATGATCCTGGCTGGTTTTTTGGCCGGAAGCACGCTGACGGATATCATACAAAGTTTCGACCATTGGATCGCGTTCGCGCTGCTGGCTCTCATCGGCGGCCACATGATCAAAGAATCCTTTGAAAAAGAAGAAGAGTGCGAAGTCGTCGACATCAGCAAGGGAAGGACGCTCGTTGGTCTTTCGGTTGCTACCAGCATCGATTCCCTGGCAGCAGGACTTACATTTGCGCTGATCGACGTCTCCATTGTGCCAGCAAGCGTCCTTGTTGGGATAACCGCTTTCACTGTCACACTGCTAGGAGTTTGGCTCGGCCGACGGGTAGGCGATATCGTGGGCAAGCGGGCAGAGCTTGCAGGAGGTCTCGTCCTTATCGGCATAGGGTTGAAGGTGCTGCTAGATGGCCTCACCAGATAA
- a CDS encoding KamA family radical SAM protein, with translation MKEETLITEDPADPPSCSHEADEPPLTSSQVFRLKFYPDVSDIQWNDWHWHFKNRITSIEDLIRFIPLSVKEKTRLKLVTARYPLAITPYYLSLMDLSNPNDPIRLQAVPSTLEMAGGIGNEDPLAEERDSVVPGLVHRYPDRVLMVLTDICAMLCRHCTRKREWQHGGWIHTPEQVERMLDYIRKNTQIRDVIISGGDPLTLSTHQLEKVLIALRQIKHVEIIRIGTRFPVVLPQRIDAELCDMLSKYGPIWLNTHFNHVNEITPEAAAACDRLLRAGVQVNNQSVLLHGINDTVETQLKLCHGLLKAKVRPYYLFQCDQVQGTEHMWTPVEVGLRIIEGMRGHTSGLAIPNYVIDLPDGRGKIPISPNYVLTRTDSELVVRNYEGHISHFVNPKPAPAPRKPRPVSPPVPQLSLDWTVTEVKNENRAGVRP, from the coding sequence GTGAAAGAAGAAACTCTAATAACCGAAGATCCGGCTGATCCCCCCTCGTGTTCGCACGAAGCTGACGAACCTCCCCTTACTTCGTCACAAGTTTTTCGCCTCAAGTTTTACCCCGATGTCAGCGATATCCAGTGGAATGACTGGCACTGGCATTTCAAGAACCGCATCACCTCAATAGAAGACCTCATCCGATTTATTCCCCTGTCCGTCAAGGAAAAAACCCGTCTCAAACTGGTAACCGCCCGTTATCCGTTAGCCATCACGCCTTATTATCTCTCCTTGATGGATCTTTCCAATCCCAATGACCCCATTCGACTCCAGGCTGTCCCATCAACGCTGGAAATGGCCGGCGGCATCGGCAACGAAGACCCCCTGGCTGAAGAACGGGATTCTGTAGTTCCCGGTCTGGTCCACCGCTACCCCGACCGTGTCCTGATGGTGTTGACCGATATCTGCGCCATGCTCTGCCGCCACTGCACCCGCAAGCGGGAATGGCAGCACGGTGGCTGGATCCACACCCCTGAACAAGTCGAACGCATGCTGGACTATATCCGGAAGAACACTCAGATCAGGGATGTCATCATCTCCGGAGGCGACCCGCTGACCCTTTCGACCCACCAACTCGAGAAGGTCCTGATTGCGTTACGTCAGATCAAGCACGTCGAGATCATCCGCATCGGCACCCGGTTCCCCGTCGTTCTGCCGCAGCGTATCGATGCTGAGCTCTGCGACATGCTTTCCAAATACGGACCCATCTGGCTCAATACCCACTTCAACCACGTAAATGAGATAACCCCGGAAGCCGCCGCTGCCTGTGATCGCTTACTCCGGGCTGGTGTCCAGGTTAATAACCAGAGTGTCCTGCTGCATGGCATTAACGATACCGTGGAAACACAGCTAAAATTGTGCCACGGTCTGTTAAAAGCCAAGGTACGTCCCTACTACCTCTTCCAGTGCGATCAGGTTCAGGGCACGGAGCATATGTGGACGCCCGTCGAGGTCGGTTTGCGCATCATCGAAGGCATGCGTGGACACACCTCCGGCCTTGCCATCCCGAACTATGTAATAGACCTGCCGGATGGCCGGGGCAAGATCCCGATTAGCCCAAACTATGTTTTGACCCGCACTGACAGCGAGTTGGTTGTCCGGAACTATGAGGGACACATCAGCCACTTCGTCAATCCCAAGCCGGCGCCCGCTCCCCGCAAGCCCCGCCCGGTTTCTCCACCTGTGCCCCAACTTTCGCTTGATTGGACAGTAACTGAGGTAAAGAATGAAAATAGGGCTGGCGTACGACCTTAA
- a CDS encoding D-alanine--D-alanine ligase family protein yields the protein MKIGLAYDLKQSVTAVPAAPVDALEEYDSADTVNLLAAAIEEAGHRPVKLGGGREFLDNVLTNPVDFVFNISEGRGAYRSREAQVPSVLEMLGIPYSGADPQTLAIALDKPLTKQIVQLAGVTTPQWRFFNKPEEARRADWHDFRFPAFVKPAFEGSSKGIRLTSTAANPNEVIAHVRQLYEGYGQPVIVEEFIDGDEVTCGIIGNVTANGPQPLVLPMRIILRQKKGPFIYSLEVKRDYKKLVDYEFPAQLPESIIDRIKSQALTVFTTLGCRDFTRMDFRIAADGTPYFLEVNPLPGLSLDSDLFIITTSMGWSHSRLIVTILENALSRYPSLCK from the coding sequence ATGAAAATAGGGCTGGCGTACGACCTTAAACAATCCGTTACCGCTGTGCCCGCCGCCCCAGTTGATGCTTTAGAAGAATACGATTCAGCCGATACTGTCAATCTCCTCGCCGCCGCTATCGAGGAAGCCGGTCACCGGCCGGTCAAACTCGGCGGCGGTCGCGAGTTTTTAGACAATGTTCTGACCAATCCGGTTGATTTCGTCTTCAACATCTCTGAGGGCCGGGGTGCCTATCGTTCCCGAGAGGCCCAGGTACCTTCCGTGCTGGAAATGCTGGGCATTCCATATTCAGGAGCCGATCCGCAGACCCTTGCGATCGCCCTAGACAAGCCGCTGACCAAGCAGATCGTTCAACTGGCAGGAGTCACGACGCCGCAGTGGCGTTTCTTCAATAAACCGGAAGAAGCCCGCCGTGCGGACTGGCATGATTTCCGTTTTCCTGCCTTCGTTAAACCGGCGTTCGAAGGTTCAAGCAAGGGCATCCGCCTGACCTCGACAGCCGCCAACCCCAATGAGGTGATTGCCCATGTGCGGCAGCTTTACGAGGGTTACGGTCAACCTGTCATTGTTGAAGAATTTATCGACGGCGACGAGGTCACCTGCGGAATCATCGGCAATGTCACGGCAAACGGTCCGCAGCCTCTGGTTTTGCCCATGCGCATTATACTCCGTCAGAAAAAGGGCCCTTTCATCTATTCTCTTGAGGTTAAACGGGACTACAAAAAGCTGGTCGACTATGAGTTTCCAGCGCAGCTTCCGGAGTCCATCATCGATCGCATCAAATCGCAGGCGTTGACTGTATTCACCACCCTTGGCTGCCGGGATTTCACCCGAATGGATTTCCGCATCGCCGCCGATGGCACGCCTTACTTCCTTGAGGTCAACCCCCTGCCCGGCCTCTCACTGGATAGTGATCTCTTTATTATCACCACCAGCATGGGGTGGAGCCATTCCAGGTTGATTGTCACAATTCTCGAGAACGCACTTTCCAGATACCCTTCCTTATGCAAATAG
- a CDS encoding ArsB/NhaD family transporter, which yields MISSLAVFALTIAGIIWRPRRLSEALTASLGAVAMIAVGGLSVGEAINALEINLNVLGFFLGLMIVAAIAESSGLFEAITEKAVVLSRGSGRRLLLIVFGIGVVITTLLSNDATALMLTPVVFLLVRRLRIDPLPYVFACAFIANAASFLLPVANPVNLLAVDAFHLRLGDYLAHLLLPSLAVIGVTVGVFLYLFRKEIPASFTLATLPTRAVSRNLDRHVILILALIAVGYIIFSFNGWPLSVPVLAGALALLAITSIRRIKLTQIFRSVSWSILPFVAGLAVLVQGLENSGVTQYIGELFTGLLNHGQLPGALATSIGTAAGSNLMNNWPMMMVSVTTLSGIPDAVAANPGLPYQAIIGAALGPNIAVLGSLSSMLWLLILRRRGLNVTAGSFLKLGLLVTPVALLCGSLVLYLLS from the coding sequence ATGATCTCCAGTTTAGCCGTATTCGCTCTGACCATCGCCGGAATCATTTGGCGTCCTCGGCGCCTGTCCGAAGCATTGACAGCGTCACTCGGCGCCGTCGCCATGATAGCCGTAGGCGGCCTATCGGTCGGCGAAGCCATAAACGCTCTGGAAATCAATCTAAATGTATTAGGGTTTTTCCTCGGGCTCATGATCGTTGCCGCCATCGCGGAATCATCTGGCCTGTTCGAGGCAATCACCGAAAAAGCCGTGGTGCTGTCTCGCGGCAGCGGCCGGCGGCTCCTTTTGATAGTCTTCGGCATCGGTGTGGTCATAACCACCTTGTTATCCAATGATGCCACCGCTTTAATGCTGACTCCGGTCGTGTTTCTTCTCGTCAGGCGGCTTAGAATTGATCCGTTGCCTTATGTCTTTGCCTGCGCTTTTATTGCCAATGCAGCATCTTTCCTGTTGCCGGTGGCGAATCCGGTCAACCTTTTGGCTGTTGATGCCTTTCACCTTCGCCTCGGCGATTACTTGGCCCATCTGTTGTTGCCTAGCCTGGCAGTAATCGGCGTGACTGTGGGTGTATTCCTTTACCTATTCCGGAAAGAAATCCCGGCGTCATTCACTCTGGCCACCCTCCCGACCAGGGCGGTTTCAAGAAATCTGGACCGGCATGTAATTTTGATTCTGGCTCTAATCGCTGTCGGGTATATTATCTTTTCTTTTAATGGCTGGCCTTTGTCGGTACCCGTGTTAGCCGGCGCCCTTGCTCTTTTAGCCATAACATCAATCCGCAGGATCAAATTAACTCAGATTTTCCGATCGGTTAGCTGGTCCATCTTGCCGTTTGTCGCTGGATTGGCGGTGTTAGTCCAGGGCCTCGAGAATAGCGGTGTCACGCAATACATCGGCGAATTATTCACCGGTCTGCTTAATCACGGGCAATTGCCAGGCGCCCTGGCCACATCCATCGGTACTGCCGCCGGTTCTAACTTGATGAACAACTGGCCGATGATGATGGTTTCCGTCACCACCCTGTCGGGCATCCCGGATGCCGTCGCGGCCAATCCCGGTTTGCCGTATCAGGCCATCATCGGTGCTGCCCTTGGGCCTAACATTGCCGTCCTCGGATCGCTGTCCTCGATGCTGTGGCTGCTGATCCTCCGGCGCAGAGGTCTCAACGTCACCGCTGGTTCATTCCTGAAACTTGGCTTGCTGGTCACTCCAGTTGCCCTGTTATGCGGTAGTTTGGTGCTCTACCTGTTGAGTTGA
- a CDS encoding GNAT family N-acetyltransferase, giving the protein MIAYRDLIAADRPAITEFLKWIPEFAPDELPVAEEVLDDSLDESHESGYYTIVAVKDGCPVGYVTYGNTPLSKGNWEIYWAAVNPTEQGRGIGRELMYRAEEAIKGLGGWQITLETSSTPLYEKTRRFHMKCGFKEIVRIPDFYDRDDDLVIFFKKLE; this is encoded by the coding sequence ATGATCGCCTACCGTGATCTTATTGCCGCCGACCGCCCGGCCATCACTGAGTTCTTGAAGTGGATACCGGAGTTCGCCCCGGACGAGTTGCCTGTGGCTGAGGAAGTTCTCGACGATTCCCTTGACGAGTCCCACGAGTCAGGCTATTACACAATCGTCGCCGTCAAAGATGGTTGCCCTGTGGGGTACGTCACTTATGGCAATACCCCGTTATCGAAGGGCAACTGGGAGATCTACTGGGCGGCTGTGAACCCGACTGAGCAGGGCAGGGGCATTGGGCGGGAACTGATGTACAGAGCTGAGGAAGCTATTAAGGGATTGGGTGGCTGGCAGATAACCCTGGAGACTTCTTCGACACCACTGTACGAAAAAACGCGCCGGTTCCACATGAAATGCGGTTTCAAAGAGATCGTGCGCATCCCGGATTTTTATGACCGGGATGATGATCTTGTGATATTCTTCAAAAAACTGGAATAG
- a CDS encoding MFS transporter codes for MRSFTTNPTVNKSLRLSVFDGAAFNAMMGLTQDFMSPFALALKASTAQVGLLASLPNLALALSQLGSPWISERLRSRKSLLVPMVIIQAVLWLPIFIMPQLFHNMAVWWLIALFTAGSVFGALGNPAWGSMMADLVPAGMRGRYFGFRNRIGGATLLSCFFIGGLILQLSSKQVMLGFGTLFGSAVIFRLASAYFLSKMYEPPMRRCPDPWHPMQELKTLPATNAGRLSLFVGAMMFATYVASPFFAVYMLTELGFGYGAFVIVTASASVANFLFMGYWGRRADKSGHLKVVRLTALMIPLVPVVWLVSHNLIYLIVIQVFSGFVWSGFNLSSTNLLYESAAPERRTRAIAVYNFLSGTAMCVGAAIGGVIATRLPEISGQSFLTLFLLSGILRGAVTLFMLPGLSRSSRDEDAPIISNGVPSRSVSRIFKVFQRFID; via the coding sequence ATGAGAAGTTTCACCACCAATCCCACTGTAAATAAAAGCCTCAGACTTTCAGTCTTCGATGGCGCTGCGTTCAACGCCATGATGGGTTTGACCCAGGATTTCATGTCGCCGTTCGCTTTGGCTCTCAAGGCTTCGACGGCCCAGGTGGGTTTGCTTGCCAGCCTGCCCAACCTGGCTTTAGCGCTGTCGCAACTGGGGTCTCCCTGGATTTCGGAACGGCTTCGCAGCAGAAAAAGCCTTCTCGTGCCCATGGTCATTATTCAGGCCGTTCTTTGGCTGCCGATATTCATCATGCCTCAGCTTTTCCACAATATGGCTGTCTGGTGGCTTATCGCCCTATTCACCGCCGGGAGCGTTTTCGGCGCCTTGGGCAACCCCGCTTGGGGCAGCATGATGGCTGACCTCGTTCCTGCCGGTATGCGCGGACGCTACTTCGGGTTCCGTAACAGGATCGGCGGCGCCACTCTGCTCTCATGTTTTTTCATAGGTGGGCTTATCCTTCAATTGTCATCAAAACAGGTTATGCTTGGATTCGGTACGCTGTTTGGCAGCGCAGTCATCTTCCGATTGGCCTCAGCATATTTTCTTTCCAAGATGTACGAGCCCCCGATGCGGCGTTGTCCCGATCCGTGGCACCCCATGCAGGAGCTTAAAACTTTGCCCGCCACCAACGCAGGCCGGCTCAGTCTGTTCGTCGGTGCTATGATGTTCGCCACCTACGTTGCCTCGCCGTTTTTCGCCGTATACATGCTCACAGAATTGGGATTCGGTTACGGCGCTTTTGTCATTGTCACAGCATCCGCGAGTGTCGCCAACTTCCTTTTTATGGGCTATTGGGGTCGCCGTGCCGACAAATCAGGTCACCTGAAAGTTGTTCGGCTGACAGCGCTGATGATTCCTCTCGTACCGGTAGTTTGGCTGGTGAGTCATAACCTGATCTACCTCATCGTCATCCAGGTTTTCTCCGGGTTTGTCTGGAGCGGCTTTAACTTATCCAGTACCAACCTGCTGTACGAATCCGCCGCGCCGGAACGCCGAACCCGGGCGATAGCTGTGTATAATTTCCTTTCTGGTACGGCGATGTGCGTCGGAGCCGCTATCGGAGGCGTCATCGCCACCAGACTCCCGGAAATATCGGGGCAATCCTTCTTGACCCTGTTTCTGCTCTCGGGAATATTGCGCGGTGCCGTCACTTTGTTCATGCTTCCTGGATTGAGTAGATCAAGCCGCGACGAAGATGCCCCAATTATTTCGAACGGTGTGCCCTCGCGCTCGGTTTCCCGGATTTTCAAGGTTTTTCAGCGTTTCATTGACTAG
- a CDS encoding D-alanine--D-alanine ligase family protein produces the protein MQIALIYNAPIPSLYDARGESKAESGVLEAVKAVRRSIRALGYNLVEFPLVPPLSSVRKTLSSVNADCVFNLFEGFAGLPRTEAEVADCLEELELPFTGSPSLALLLALDKAATARELSRHGIRTAAQQLLNTETVSGFRLKFPCIVKPRADDASHGLSENSVVFDTGALFQEVKATVDRYDGAPALVEEFLPGREFNVTVFGNSTPEVLPLSEIIYTLPAGLPKILTFAAKWEPESSYFQNTNVKCPAEVTPELAADLRSTALAAFKSIGCRGYARVDMRLDPEGHPVVMEVNANPDLSPDAGTVRQAKKSGLSYKGMVSRIIEFALEKA, from the coding sequence ATGCAAATAGCGCTTATCTATAATGCTCCCATCCCCTCCCTCTACGATGCCCGTGGCGAATCCAAAGCCGAATCGGGAGTTCTTGAAGCAGTAAAAGCTGTCCGGCGCTCCATCCGAGCATTGGGGTACAATCTCGTCGAATTTCCTTTGGTACCGCCGCTATCGAGCGTCAGAAAAACACTCTCGTCGGTTAACGCGGATTGCGTTTTCAATCTCTTTGAAGGTTTCGCCGGCCTACCACGGACTGAGGCCGAGGTTGCCGATTGCCTTGAGGAATTGGAACTACCGTTCACCGGATCGCCGTCATTAGCACTTTTATTAGCTCTAGATAAAGCGGCCACAGCACGGGAGTTGAGCCGTCATGGTATTCGCACTGCCGCCCAACAATTGCTCAACACTGAAACCGTCTCCGGTTTTCGTTTGAAATTCCCTTGCATCGTAAAACCGCGAGCCGACGATGCTTCACACGGTCTTTCTGAAAACAGCGTCGTGTTTGATACCGGCGCACTTTTCCAGGAGGTAAAAGCCACCGTCGATCGTTACGACGGCGCGCCCGCCCTGGTGGAAGAGTTTCTTCCGGGGCGTGAGTTCAATGTCACCGTTTTCGGCAATTCAACTCCGGAAGTTTTGCCATTATCGGAAATTATCTACACTCTCCCCGCGGGCCTACCCAAGATTTTAACCTTCGCAGCCAAGTGGGAGCCGGAGAGTTCCTATTTCCAAAACACCAACGTTAAATGCCCGGCTGAAGTTACGCCGGAACTCGCGGCCGATCTAAGGTCAACCGCATTGGCGGCTTTTAAATCCATCGGCTGCCGAGGCTATGCCAGAGTCGACATGAGGCTTGATCCCGAGGGACATCCGGTGGTCATGGAAGTCAACGCCAATCCGGATCTTTCACCAGACGCCGGTACAGTTCGTCAGGCAAAGAAATCAGGCCTATCATATAAGGGCATGGTGTCTCGCATCATCGAATTTGCTTTGGAGAAAGCATGA
- a CDS encoding 4Fe-4S dicluster domain-containing protein: MKKIQIKKEVCIGCGLCRVYCATQHSSSKDILKAFHRESAKPIPRLKVERQNETSFSVPCRHCDEPWCVYSCLTGAMSKDPVTGVVTSDPDKCIGCWTCVVSCPNSALIKDKTTKTVRKCDFCPGLETPACVANCPNEAIILIETETITTQKK, encoded by the coding sequence ATGAAGAAGATCCAGATCAAAAAGGAAGTCTGCATCGGCTGCGGGTTGTGCCGCGTTTATTGCGCCACCCAACACTCCAGCTCCAAGGACATCCTCAAGGCATTTCATAGAGAATCAGCCAAACCCATTCCGCGGCTTAAAGTCGAACGGCAGAATGAGACAAGTTTTTCCGTTCCTTGCCGCCACTGCGACGAACCGTGGTGCGTTTATTCCTGTCTTACCGGAGCTATGAGTAAAGATCCGGTCACCGGCGTGGTGACATCGGATCCGGATAAGTGCATCGGTTGCTGGACCTGCGTAGTCTCCTGCCCGAACAGCGCCCTGATCAAAGACAAGACAACCAAAACGGTCAGGAAATGCGATTTTTGTCCGGGGCTTGAAACTCCGGCTTGCGTGGCTAATTGCCCCAACGAGGCTATCATCCTCATAGAGACTGAGACTATCACAACTCAAAAGAAGTAG